In one window of Gossypium hirsutum isolate 1008001.06 chromosome A01, Gossypium_hirsutum_v2.1, whole genome shotgun sequence DNA:
- the LOC107918016 gene encoding proteasome subunit alpha type-1-B: MFRNQYDTDVTTWSPAGRLFQVEYAMEAVKQGSAAIGLRSKTHVVLGCVNKANSELSSHQKKIFKVDDHIGVAIAGLTADGRVLSRYMRNECINYNFTYESPLPVGRLVVQLADKAQVCTQRSWKRPYGVGLLVAGLDESGAHLYYNCPSGNYFEYQAFAIGSRSQAAKTYLERRFENFADSSRDDLVKDALMAIRETLQGETLKSSICTVAVVGVGEPFHILDQETVQQMINAFEIVGEQEGPAAEPDAAAGQEAAAEQGGSTDEGVAPMDI; this comes from the exons ATGTTCAGGAACCAGTACGATACAGACGTTACCACATGGAGTCCTGCGGGGCGGTTGTTCCAAGTGGAATACGCGATGGAAGCTGTGAAGCAAGGTTCAGCCGCGATCGGGCTTCGATCTAAGACCCATGTAGTTTTAGGTTGCGTCAACAAGGCTAACTCCGAGTTGTCTTCTCACCAGAAAAAGATTTTCAAAGTCGACGACCACATCGGCGTTGCCATCGCCGGTCTCACCGCTGACGGCCGCGTCCTTTCTCGGTATATGAGAAATGAGTGTATTAACTACAACTTCACGTATGAATCGCCACTTCCTGTTGGCAGACTTGTCGTCCAACTTGCCGATAAAGCGCAG GTCTGCACCCAACGCTCTTGGAAACGACCTTATGGGGTTGGCCTGTTGGTGGCTGGCTTGGATGAATCTGGGGCTCATCTCTACTACAACTGTCCGAGTGGAAATTACTTTGAGTACCAGGCTTTTGCCATTGGGTCACGCTCACAAGCTGCAAAGACGTACTTGGAGCGGAGGTTTGAGAACTTCGCAGATTCCTCTCGGGATGATCTGGTCAAAGATGCTCTTATGGCTATAAGGGAAACCCTGCAAGGAGAAACTCTAAAAAGCTCTATATGTACAGTTGCTGTGGTAGGGGTTGGAGAGCCGTTCCATATTTTGGATCAGGAAACTGTACAACAAATGATCAATGCCTTTGAGATCGTGGGAGAGCAAGAAGGACCAGCTGCTGAACCTGATGCTGCTGCAGGGCAAGAGGCTGCAGCTGAGCAGGGTGGTTCTACTGACGAAGGCGTAGCCCCAATGGATATTTAA
- the LOC107918015 gene encoding gamma carbonic anhydrase 1, mitochondrial, producing the protein MGSLGKAIYTVGFWIRETGQALDRLGCRLQGNYFFQEQLSRHRTLMNVFDKSPLVDKDAFVAPSASVIGDVQVGRGSSIWYGCVLRGDVNSISVGSGTNIQDNSLVHVAKSNLSGKVLPTNIGNNVTVGHSAVLHGCTVEDEAFVGMGATLLDGVVVEKHAMVAAGALVRQNTRIPAGEVWGGNPAKFLRKLTEEEIAFISQSATNYTNLAQVHAAENAKPFDEIEFEKILRKKFAKRDEEYDSMLGVVRETPPELILPDNVLPDKEQKSSQK; encoded by the exons ATGGGAAGCCTTGGAAAAGCAATATACACCGTCGGATTCTGGATTCGGGAGACCGGTCAGGCTCTCGATCGCCTAGGCTGCCGCCTACAAGGCAACTATTTTTTCCAGGAGCAAC tTTCTAGGCATCGGACTCTGATGAACGTATTTGATAAATCTCCTCTGGTGGACAAGGATGCATTTGTAGCCCCTAGCGCATCTGTCATTGGCGATGTTCAGGTGGGAAGAGGATCATCTATTTGGTATGGATGTGTTTTAAGGG GGGATGTCAACAGCATTAGTGTTGGATCTGGAACTAATATACAAGACAACTCCCTTGTGCATGTTGCAAAGTCTAATCTAAGTGGGAAAGTGCTACCAACTAACATTGGAAACAATGTTACTGTAG GTCATAGTGCTGTTTTACATGGCTGTACCGTTGAGGATGAAGCATTTGTTGGCATGGGAGCCACACTTCTTGATGGTGTAGTTGTGGAAAAACATGCTATGGTTGCTGCTGGAGCCCTTGTAAGACAGAATACAAGGATCCCTGCTGGAGAG GTGTGGGGAGGCAATCCTGCTAAATTCCTGAGGAAGCTAACTGAAGAAGAGATAGCGTTTATTTCCCAGTCAGCCACCAATTATACCAACCTTGCACAGGTACATGCTGCTGAGAATGCAAAACCctttgatgaaattgaatttgagaaaattCTTCGCAAGAAGTTTGCGAAGAGGGATGAAGAGTATGACTCAATGCTGGGTGTTGTCCGTGAAACTCCACCAGAACTAATTCTTCCAGACAATGTCCTACCAGATAAAGAGCAAAAGTCCTCTCAaaaatga